In a single window of the Orbaceae bacterium lpD04 genome:
- a CDS encoding DNA polymerase III subunit chi — protein MKKVIFYLIEDEAQLADKLLLPHEKLACEKIIASWQQGFRILVNCQDQLQAEKIDEYLWQQDSASFVPHNLVGEGMPSGSPVEIAWSGKKGNNNRHLLINLQESFPEFATMYREIIDFVPFENRLKMLARERYIAYKNVGFNLKTINVKA, from the coding sequence TTGAAGAAAGTTATATTTTACCTGATCGAAGATGAAGCGCAGCTTGCTGATAAACTATTATTACCCCATGAAAAATTGGCTTGTGAAAAAATTATTGCTAGTTGGCAACAAGGATTTCGTATCCTTGTTAACTGTCAAGATCAGCTACAAGCTGAAAAGATAGATGAATACCTATGGCAACAAGATTCAGCAAGTTTTGTACCGCATAATTTAGTTGGTGAAGGCATGCCTAGTGGCTCACCAGTTGAAATAGCTTGGAGTGGTAAAAAAGGGAATAACAACCGCCACTTACTGATAAATTTACAAGAATCATTTCCAGAGTTTGCAACAATGTATCGAGAGATCATTGATTTTGTGCCCTTTGAAAATCGATTAAAAATGCTAGCACGAGAGCGTTATATTGCTTACAAAAATGTCGGCTTCAATTTAAAAACCATCAACGTAAAAGCATAA
- a CDS encoding leucyl aminopeptidase: MNFEIKNNAVFKQKVDCLILPVYQDKTQLDTLQEFEQLTHNLVSGLIKKGDFHGKLGETLVLYNLPNITASKVLLIGIGDKKSNIVDSANKISQSVASQLTALNSKQIAVAMPNLTKTEVYSFVRRFIEGIIYNCYHFDQYQSTKADKIKTEKIVLSITDKTLVEQAKLGLTHGSAIAKGVAATRTIANQPSNVCNAQYLADSAKQLTEQFSNLKASYYDEKALAKLGMNAYLAVGQGSQNESIMTVIEYRGAKDKKAQPIVFVGKGLTFDSGGISIKPSAGMDEMKYDMCGAATVYGVMQTIAELNLPVNVIGVMAGCENMPGTGAYRPGDILTTLSGQTVEVINTDAEGRLVLCDVLTFVERFKPACVIDIATLTGACIVALGHHYTGIMGNDNKLVEQLVTASNQSNDKAWQLPLDDDFQQQIKSTCADIVNSAGRDGGTITAACFLSRFTKNYHWAHLDIAGTAWVSGAKKGATGRPVSLLVEYLLRQAR; the protein is encoded by the coding sequence ATGAATTTTGAAATTAAAAATAATGCTGTGTTTAAACAAAAAGTTGATTGCTTAATTTTACCTGTTTATCAAGATAAAACGCAATTAGATACGTTACAAGAATTTGAACAGTTAACTCACAATCTCGTTAGTGGTTTAATCAAAAAAGGCGATTTTCATGGAAAATTAGGTGAAACCTTGGTCCTTTATAATCTCCCTAACATTACAGCAAGTAAAGTTTTACTTATCGGTATTGGTGATAAAAAAAGTAATATCGTCGATAGCGCTAATAAAATAAGCCAAAGTGTTGCAAGCCAACTGACAGCATTAAATAGTAAACAAATCGCTGTTGCAATGCCAAATTTAACAAAAACAGAGGTATATAGTTTTGTTAGGCGCTTTATTGAAGGCATTATTTATAATTGTTACCACTTTGATCAATACCAAAGCACTAAAGCTGATAAAATTAAAACAGAAAAAATCGTATTATCGATTACTGATAAAACGCTAGTAGAGCAAGCTAAGTTAGGATTAACCCATGGTAGCGCCATTGCTAAAGGCGTTGCGGCAACAAGAACAATTGCAAATCAGCCCTCTAACGTATGTAATGCGCAATATTTAGCTGATAGCGCGAAACAACTAACCGAGCAGTTTAGCAACTTAAAAGCCTCTTATTATGATGAAAAAGCATTAGCCAAATTAGGTATGAATGCGTATTTGGCCGTTGGGCAAGGTTCACAAAATGAATCAATTATGACCGTAATTGAATATCGTGGCGCTAAAGATAAAAAGGCGCAGCCCATCGTTTTTGTCGGTAAAGGGTTAACGTTCGACTCAGGTGGAATATCGATTAAACCTTCTGCTGGCATGGATGAAATGAAATACGATATGTGCGGCGCTGCAACCGTTTATGGCGTAATGCAAACCATTGCAGAATTAAATTTGCCGGTTAACGTAATTGGCGTTATGGCTGGATGTGAGAATATGCCAGGTACTGGCGCTTATCGCCCTGGGGATATTTTAACAACATTATCGGGCCAAACGGTTGAAGTTATTAATACTGATGCTGAAGGTCGCTTAGTATTGTGTGATGTATTAACTTTTGTTGAACGTTTTAAACCAGCTTGTGTTATTGATATTGCAACCTTAACCGGCGCTTGTATTGTAGCGTTAGGTCATCATTATACTGGCATTATGGGAAATGATAATAAACTTGTTGAACAGTTAGTTACAGCCTCAAATCAATCGAATGATAAAGCTTGGCAGCTACCGCTAGATGATGATTTTCAACAGCAAATCAAATCAACATGCGCCGATATTGTCAATTCAGCAGGGCGAGATGGTGGAACCATTACAGCGGCTTGCTTTTTATCTCGTTTTACTAAAAATTATCATTGGGCTCACCTTGATATTGCAGGCACAGCTTGGGTATCTGGTGCTAAAAAAGGGGCGACCGGCCGCCCAGTTAGCCTATTAGTTGAATATTTATTACGGCAGGCTCGTTAA
- a CDS encoding PAAR domain-containing protein: MRSVIRLGDSTDHGGQVISASSTMMVKGKGVARVGDKVSCPRKGHGVTTIIEGDSRMKDQGQPIALDGHHAGCGCALISSLSNVGIK; the protein is encoded by the coding sequence ATGCGCAGTGTGATTCGACTTGGAGACAGTACTGATCATGGTGGGCAAGTCATTTCTGCATCAAGCACTATGATGGTTAAGGGGAAGGGCGTTGCTCGTGTTGGTGATAAAGTTAGTTGCCCACGTAAAGGGCATGGTGTTACCACTATTATTGAGGGGGATAGTCGAATGAAAGATCAGGGCCAACCGATAGCACTTGATGGTCATCATGCTGGCTGTGGCTGCGCGCTTATCTCTTCATTATCAAACGTGGGTATAAAGTAA
- the lptG gene encoding LPS export ABC transporter permease LptG produces MLSILDRYIGKTILSMIGMTLFLLVSLSGIIRFIDQLRRVKADYDALSAALYALLMVPKDLEVFFPIAALLGSLIGLGMLASKSELVVMQTSGFSRLHIIKAVLKTAIPLVLIVMAIGEWVAPIGEQTARNMRSEKAYGGSLISNKNSIWAKDGNDYVHIGKVESDNSIADIDIFLVNSNSELESITHASYGKFENNAWQLVQVDKTDLTDPSEVKGSNLLSMEWHTTITPDKLSIVAQDPDSLSISGLYKYAQYLKSSELDSSNYQLLFWKKLLKPLSVAVMMLLALSFIFGPLRSVPMGVRVITGVFGGFIFFVADSLFAQLSVVMGLPPVLGAMLTSVAFLALSYFLFSRKT; encoded by the coding sequence ATGCTATCTATTTTAGATCGTTATATAGGTAAAACAATTTTAAGCATGATAGGTATGACGTTATTTTTGCTCGTTAGCCTATCGGGCATTATTCGCTTTATTGATCAATTAAGACGTGTCAAAGCTGATTATGACGCTTTATCTGCTGCATTATATGCATTACTGATGGTGCCTAAAGATTTAGAGGTATTTTTTCCTATTGCCGCCCTACTTGGTTCATTAATTGGCCTTGGCATGCTTGCATCAAAAAGTGAGCTTGTTGTGATGCAAACGTCTGGTTTTAGCCGCTTACATATTATTAAAGCCGTACTAAAAACAGCAATACCACTAGTTTTAATTGTGATGGCGATCGGTGAATGGGTTGCGCCAATAGGTGAGCAAACCGCAAGAAATATGCGCTCAGAAAAAGCCTATGGTGGGTCGCTAATTTCCAACAAAAATAGTATTTGGGCTAAAGATGGCAATGATTACGTTCATATCGGTAAAGTTGAATCCGATAATTCGATTGCTGATATTGATATTTTTTTAGTAAATAGCAATAGTGAATTAGAATCAATTACCCATGCATCGTATGGTAAATTTGAAAATAATGCTTGGCAGCTTGTTCAAGTTGATAAGACAGATCTTACCGATCCAAGCGAAGTGAAAGGCTCGAATTTGCTGTCGATGGAGTGGCATACGACGATAACACCAGATAAACTCAGTATTGTTGCTCAAGATCCTGATTCGCTATCAATATCAGGGCTATATAAATATGCTCAGTACTTAAAATCATCAGAACTTGATTCAAGTAATTACCAGTTACTATTTTGGAAAAAACTATTAAAACCACTGTCGGTTGCGGTAATGATGTTACTTGCCCTATCGTTTATTTTTGGTCCGCTACGTAGCGTTCCGATGGGCGTGCGTGTTATTACTGGTGTCTTTGGTGGCTTCATCTTCTTTGTTGCAGATAGCTTATTTGCACAACTCAGTGTTGTTATGGGCTTGCCGCCCGTATTAGGCGCAATGCTAACAAGTGTTGCCTTCTTGGCTCTTAGTTACTTTTTGTTTAGCCGCAAAACATGA
- the lptF gene encoding LPS export ABC transporter permease LptF, which yields MIIRRYIIKETFKTQLAILLILFMIFFSQKLIRILSSVVSGDVPNNLVMPLLLLGVSSMAQLILPLSLFLGILVAFGRFYTDSEMVAMYACGVKKRIIYQVVVFLSIITCCLSAANLVWFGPWSSVQEEQLVENAKLNPSLAGLLAGQFQTTPKGDSVIYIGQVEHSNIKQIFIAQTDPVNTARPSVILANKGKIASDVEGNQIIVLDDANRYEGTAQLRDFRISHFNNYQAIIKPKTQVLSEDEAKDKVEQLSFAELREINTPKSKAEYYWRVSLIISVPLMAFLVIPMSASNPRQGRLARILPAILLYLVYFLLESSIKAHASKGRIDPTFWFNFVNGIYFLMAVIFNIWDSIPMRKFRYRYIPSRFAS from the coding sequence GTGATTATTCGTCGTTACATCATAAAAGAAACATTCAAAACACAACTAGCCATTTTATTAATCCTATTTATGATCTTTTTCTCACAAAAGCTGATAAGGATCCTCTCTAGTGTGGTTAGTGGTGATGTGCCCAATAATTTAGTTATGCCCCTTTTATTGTTAGGGGTATCGAGTATGGCACAATTGATTTTACCCCTAAGCCTATTTTTAGGTATTTTAGTCGCCTTTGGTCGCTTTTATACAGATAGTGAAATGGTGGCGATGTATGCGTGCGGCGTTAAAAAACGGATCATTTATCAAGTAGTGGTTTTTCTTTCTATTATTACTTGCTGCTTAAGTGCCGCTAATTTGGTTTGGTTTGGGCCATGGTCTAGCGTGCAAGAAGAGCAATTAGTTGAAAACGCTAAACTCAATCCTAGCCTTGCAGGCCTACTTGCGGGGCAATTTCAAACTACCCCCAAAGGTGATTCGGTTATTTACATTGGTCAAGTTGAGCATAGCAATATTAAACAAATTTTTATTGCACAAACTGACCCCGTTAATACTGCTCGCCCATCCGTTATTTTGGCGAATAAAGGTAAAATAGCCAGTGATGTTGAAGGTAACCAAATCATTGTTCTTGATGATGCTAATCGCTATGAAGGGACAGCTCAATTAAGAGATTTTAGAATTTCTCATTTTAATAATTATCAAGCAATTATTAAGCCTAAAACTCAAGTTTTATCAGAAGATGAAGCTAAAGATAAAGTTGAACAGTTATCTTTTGCTGAACTTAGGGAAATTAATACACCAAAATCTAAAGCTGAATATTATTGGCGAGTATCTTTAATCATTTCCGTTCCTTTAATGGCATTTTTAGTTATTCCAATGAGTGCATCAAATCCAAGGCAAGGACGTTTGGCAAGGATCTTACCCGCAATTTTACTCTACTTGGTCTACTTTTTACTTGAAAGCTCGATTAAAGCACATGCCAGTAAAGGCCGAATCGACCCGACTTTTTGGTTTAACTTTGTTAATGGTATTTATTTTTTGATGGCAGTCATTTTTAATATTTGGGATAGCATACCAATGAGAAAGTTTCGTTATCGATATATCCCTAGCCGCTTTGCATCATAA
- the vgrG gene encoding type VI secretion system tip protein VgrG translates to MVSTLIDKITGQQHNHYLLSLADQAVPLSVLSLQGDEQLNQPWRYTITFTSVDKHIAIDSVLSQPARFTFLAPNITPQVTQISSLDKPAINRTLYGVVTEFSQLSVGIDEAHYQVVLQPRLALFASDHYSAIYQNQSVVSVVEEVLRRHGFTGVDYRLELKDSYPAREFITQWQESDLAFIQRLLADVGIWFRFESHSEHNCDVLVLSDYEQGFDDAGSIAYTLPSGMVDKARDSVWDLQFQSHSVPRQVMVQDDNYRQAQTDMYSLVNSQPKVTTTSGTNYRYGEHFKSKGDISIIESGSWYAAIRHQQHISDQIIISGKCNDYHLTAGQRIIVTGSPMNGISEGIVILSTESYGDRSKSYEIQFTAIPYNVLKPYRPQPLPWPQVRGTLPARVTSPDNDTYGYIDTQGRYRVKFDFDLKTWRSGEESLWVRLAKPYAGDTYGFHFPLIDGTGVAIAFTGGNPDRPYIAHSLHDSNHPDHVTTANKHRNVLRTPANNKLRMDDKRGQEHIKLATEYGKTQLNIGHLVNSEKENRGHGFELRTDEWGAIRAAKGLYISTEGKYRADGDVLDIDKPISELEQALHMVSKLNEQAKAAKASLADLQTQQQLLEEKIKQLSEAALLHYAPAGIATVSPDSIQHTAGKNIIHTAQQSVDITAFKRFMVNAGNRISLFASKMGMTLFAAEGKVDIQAQNDELHLTGNKHVKLTSINNDVTVSARTKLTLSCGDSAIVIEPNGIKLISPGDVEALAASLGVAGPSTLSVPAPELPLGASCEEQL, encoded by the coding sequence ATGGTAAGTACCTTAATAGATAAAATTACCGGTCAGCAACACAATCATTATCTCCTTTCGCTTGCAGACCAAGCGGTGCCGCTTTCAGTTTTATCTCTCCAAGGTGATGAACAGCTTAATCAGCCATGGCGTTATACGATAACCTTCACCAGCGTTGATAAACACATTGCTATTGACAGTGTCCTTAGTCAGCCCGCCCGTTTTACCTTTTTAGCCCCCAATATTACCCCGCAAGTCACGCAAATCAGCTCCCTTGATAAACCAGCAATAAACCGCACCTTATATGGCGTTGTTACCGAGTTTAGTCAGTTATCGGTGGGTATAGATGAAGCGCATTATCAGGTGGTCTTGCAGCCACGGCTGGCCCTGTTTGCAAGCGACCATTACAGCGCGATTTACCAAAACCAAAGCGTGGTTAGCGTGGTTGAAGAGGTGCTGCGCCGGCATGGTTTTACCGGCGTTGATTACCGCTTAGAGCTTAAAGACAGCTACCCAGCGCGCGAGTTTATTACCCAGTGGCAAGAGAGCGACCTTGCGTTTATTCAGCGGTTACTTGCCGATGTTGGCATATGGTTTCGCTTTGAAAGCCATAGCGAACACAACTGCGATGTGCTGGTACTCAGTGATTACGAGCAAGGTTTTGACGATGCAGGGAGCATTGCTTACACCTTGCCAAGTGGCATGGTTGATAAAGCCCGTGATAGTGTGTGGGATTTACAGTTTCAAAGTCACAGTGTGCCACGTCAAGTGATGGTGCAAGACGATAACTACCGTCAGGCACAAACTGATATGTACTCGCTGGTTAACAGCCAGCCGAAAGTGACCACCACCTCAGGCACCAACTACCGTTATGGTGAGCACTTTAAAAGCAAAGGTGATATCAGTATTATTGAAAGCGGCAGTTGGTATGCCGCTATCCGCCATCAGCAGCACATTAGTGACCAAATTATTATCAGCGGTAAATGTAATGACTACCACTTAACCGCTGGGCAACGCATCATTGTCACCGGTAGCCCGATGAACGGGATTAGTGAAGGGATTGTTATCTTATCGACTGAGTCCTACGGTGACCGCAGTAAGTCGTATGAAATACAATTTACTGCTATTCCCTACAACGTATTAAAGCCGTATCGCCCACAGCCCCTGCCTTGGCCACAAGTCAGGGGCACACTACCTGCACGAGTAACCAGTCCTGATAATGACACCTATGGCTATATTGACACCCAAGGCCGTTACCGGGTCAAATTTGATTTTGACTTAAAAACCTGGCGCAGCGGTGAAGAAAGTTTATGGGTCAGGCTGGCAAAGCCCTATGCGGGTGATACTTACGGTTTTCACTTTCCGTTAATCGATGGTACTGGGGTTGCTATTGCGTTCACGGGTGGTAATCCCGATAGGCCGTATATTGCCCACAGCTTACATGACAGTAACCATCCTGACCACGTCACCACCGCCAACAAACACCGCAATGTGCTTAGAACGCCGGCCAATAATAAACTGCGTATGGATGATAAGCGCGGCCAAGAGCATATAAAACTTGCTACCGAATACGGCAAAACTCAGCTCAATATCGGTCACTTAGTTAACAGTGAAAAAGAAAATCGGGGCCACGGCTTTGAGCTACGCACTGATGAGTGGGGCGCGATTCGCGCGGCGAAAGGGCTCTATATTTCAACTGAGGGCAAATACCGCGCTGATGGTGATGTGCTTGATATTGACAAACCGATAAGTGAGCTTGAGCAAGCGCTTCATATGGTGAGTAAGCTTAATGAACAGGCCAAAGCGGCGAAAGCATCCCTCGCTGATTTACAAACCCAACAACAGCTACTTGAGGAAAAAATCAAACAGCTGAGTGAGGCGGCACTCTTACACTATGCGCCGGCAGGGATAGCCACCGTGAGCCCTGACAGCATTCAACATACCGCGGGAAAAAATATTATCCATACTGCGCAACAAAGCGTTGATATCACCGCCTTTAAACGATTTATGGTCAATGCGGGTAATCGCATTAGCCTGTTTGCCAGTAAAATGGGCATGACCCTGTTTGCTGCTGAAGGGAAAGTGGATATTCAGGCGCAAAATGATGAGCTACACCTTACTGGCAATAAACACGTTAAATTAACCAGTATCAATAATGACGTCACCGTATCGGCTCGCACCAAACTCACGTTAAGCTGCGGCGATTCAGCGATTGTGATTGAGCCTAATGGCATTAAACTGATATCACCCGGCGATGTTGAGGCGTTAGCTGCAAGCCTTGGCGTCGCTGGGCCATCAACCCTAAGTGTGCCTGCCCCCGAGCTGCCGTTAGGTGCCAGTTGTGAGGAACAGTTGTAA
- a CDS encoding type I restriction endonuclease produces the protein MDKAKESTFQQDIINQMLAHGWQLGSPKNYNRERALYEADLVTFVKNTQPKEWQKFCERYPQNNEQQFCEAVVKQLQKADINATNDASRKFGTLGVLRHGIKTTPAHFFLCQFKPENTLNSTVLANYQHNILRIVPELVYSPHTKADIESLTGKEAKKWRIDLVLFLNGLPIVTMELKSEFKQSIDNAIHQYKTTRLAKDPATKKIEPLLTFKRGALVHFAVSQYEVYMATHLKGADSYFLPFNKGTQDGGAGNEQPADLNRYATDYLWNEVLTKDHLLTIIGHFIHLQIKDKEDWQGLKYKEESLIFPRFHQWDVVAKLIESAKTEGVGQKYLIQHSAGSGKSNSIAWTAHQLSKLTQDNGNKLFDSVIVVTDRNVLDSQLQDTIYQFEHAEGVVEPINNNVGQGSKSDKLAHALAHAKPIIIVTIQTFPFVLKAIEDDVSLKTRRYAIIADEAHSSQSGSTANKLKEVLMVDGENELQSSEDNFNATVEAKGPNKNLSYYAFTATPKTKTIELFGRVPDPTLPPSKNNKPEAFHVYSMRQAIEEGFILDVLRNYTNYKVIYQLRQKLAARDESVDEKKAKIKLNKWVRLHEHNISQKVKVIIEHFKQHISHLLAGQAKAMVVTSSRKEAVRYKLAFDKYIAENHYPDITAMVAFSGEVLFDEHDADSHHLIGEKFTENKMNPQLKGREMRKAFDSDDYQVMIVANKFQTGFDQPKLCAMYVDKKLGGVECVQTLSRLNRTYPGKAESGTFILDFFNEPEDILAAFQPYYQTASLEDVTDPDSIFDLADKIRTAKIFTWAEVEQFIDCFFTTNKTAAAISNICKPAVERWRKQYEHAIETYQTSLDMLKRTKKTEDPVLIANSENSLAIIKIEKDRLEMFKKDLGTYVRAYEFLSQIVDYGDADLEKLSIYARHLRPMLREQIIAEDEIDLTNVEMSHYRLSKIRQQPLKLKEDQNVYLPQGGEAGTGRAKDQKETFLSVILSRLNEVFITDHLTNKDMINYAMSIKDKLSENRTVMTQIRNNTREQAILGDFSAATDNAIFNSSEAHKEQMKQLLGDEGKMKIFQNIIFDLLVRELGQ, from the coding sequence ATGGACAAGGCAAAAGAATCCACGTTTCAGCAGGACATCATCAACCAAATGCTGGCGCATGGCTGGCAACTTGGTTCGCCCAAAAATTACAACCGTGAACGCGCCTTGTATGAAGCGGATCTTGTCACCTTTGTCAAAAATACCCAGCCCAAGGAATGGCAAAAGTTTTGTGAGCGTTATCCGCAAAATAACGAACAACAATTTTGTGAAGCAGTGGTGAAGCAGCTTCAAAAAGCCGATATCAATGCCACCAACGACGCATCACGTAAATTTGGTACGCTTGGGGTATTGCGTCATGGCATCAAAACAACGCCTGCCCACTTCTTTTTATGTCAATTTAAACCGGAAAATACGCTGAATTCGACCGTGCTGGCCAATTATCAACACAATATTTTACGTATTGTGCCGGAGTTAGTGTATAGCCCGCATACTAAAGCCGATATCGAGAGCTTAACCGGTAAAGAAGCGAAAAAATGGCGCATTGATTTAGTGTTATTTCTCAATGGTTTACCGATTGTCACCATGGAGTTGAAATCTGAGTTTAAACAGTCGATTGATAATGCGATTCATCAATATAAAACCACGCGACTGGCTAAAGATCCGGCAACTAAAAAAATTGAACCGCTATTAACCTTTAAACGCGGTGCATTGGTGCATTTTGCGGTCAGCCAATACGAAGTGTATATGGCAACGCACTTAAAAGGAGCGGATAGCTATTTTTTACCGTTTAATAAAGGCACCCAAGATGGTGGCGCCGGCAATGAGCAACCGGCAGATCTTAATCGATATGCTACTGATTATTTGTGGAATGAGGTGCTGACAAAAGATCATTTATTAACGATTATTGGTCACTTTATCCATTTGCAAATTAAGGACAAAGAGGACTGGCAAGGCCTTAAATATAAAGAAGAATCGCTGATTTTTCCGCGTTTTCACCAATGGGATGTGGTAGCAAAACTGATTGAATCTGCCAAAACCGAAGGGGTAGGGCAAAAATACCTAATTCAGCATAGTGCGGGCTCTGGCAAGTCTAACTCGATTGCTTGGACAGCTCACCAGTTATCGAAATTAACCCAAGACAATGGCAATAAGCTATTTGACTCGGTGATTGTGGTGACGGATCGTAATGTGCTTGACTCGCAGCTGCAAGATACCATTTATCAATTTGAACATGCCGAGGGCGTGGTTGAACCCATCAATAATAACGTGGGGCAAGGCAGTAAATCTGATAAATTAGCCCATGCGCTAGCGCATGCCAAGCCGATTATTATCGTCACCATTCAAACCTTTCCGTTTGTATTAAAAGCGATTGAGGATGATGTTTCATTAAAAACTCGCCGTTATGCGATTATTGCTGATGAGGCACACTCTTCGCAATCGGGTTCCACTGCAAATAAACTAAAAGAAGTCTTAATGGTTGATGGCGAAAATGAGCTTCAATCTTCCGAGGATAATTTCAATGCTACCGTTGAGGCAAAAGGGCCGAACAAAAACTTAAGTTATTATGCGTTTACGGCAACGCCAAAAACCAAAACCATAGAACTGTTTGGCCGGGTGCCTGATCCTACCTTACCGCCGTCTAAAAACAATAAGCCAGAGGCGTTTCATGTTTACTCTATGCGCCAAGCCATTGAAGAAGGTTTTATTTTGGATGTGCTGCGTAATTACACCAATTATAAAGTGATCTATCAGTTGCGCCAAAAGCTGGCCGCGCGTGACGAATCCGTTGATGAGAAAAAGGCTAAAATTAAGCTCAATAAATGGGTGCGCCTGCATGAGCACAATATTTCACAAAAAGTGAAAGTGATTATTGAGCATTTTAAACAGCATATTTCGCATTTATTAGCTGGGCAAGCCAAAGCCATGGTGGTGACCAGTTCACGCAAAGAGGCGGTGCGTTATAAGCTCGCCTTTGATAAATATATTGCCGAGAATCATTACCCCGATATTACGGCGATGGTCGCCTTTTCGGGCGAAGTGCTTTTTGATGAACACGATGCCGATAGTCACCATTTGATCGGCGAAAAATTCACTGAAAATAAGATGAATCCGCAGCTCAAAGGGCGTGAAATGCGCAAAGCCTTTGATAGTGACGATTACCAAGTGATGATTGTTGCCAATAAATTCCAAACCGGCTTTGATCAGCCCAAACTTTGTGCCATGTATGTCGATAAAAAACTGGGCGGCGTTGAGTGTGTGCAAACACTCTCGCGGTTAAATCGAACGTATCCCGGTAAAGCGGAATCGGGTACCTTTATTCTCGACTTTTTTAATGAGCCCGAGGATATTCTCGCTGCTTTCCAACCGTATTATCAAACTGCATCGCTAGAAGATGTAACTGATCCTGATTCTATTTTTGATCTTGCCGATAAAATTCGAACAGCAAAAATTTTTACGTGGGCCGAAGTGGAGCAGTTTATTGACTGCTTCTTTACGACCAATAAAACAGCGGCCGCGATTAGCAATATCTGTAAACCCGCGGTTGAACGTTGGCGCAAGCAATATGAACATGCTATAGAGACTTATCAAACCAGTCTTGATATGCTTAAACGGACCAAAAAAACCGAAGATCCGGTTTTAATTGCCAATTCGGAAAATTCTTTAGCGATCATAAAAATTGAAAAGGATCGGCTTGAGATGTTCAAAAAGGATTTAGGCACGTATGTGCGCGCCTATGAGTTTTTATCGCAAATCGTCGATTATGGTGATGCTGACCTTGAAAAACTTAGTATTTATGCCCGCCATCTACGGCCAATGCTGCGTGAGCAAATCATTGCCGAAGATGAGATTGATTTAACTAATGTGGAAATGAGTCACTATCGCTTGTCTAAAATTCGTCAGCAACCCCTTAAGCTTAAAGAGGATCAAAACGTCTATTTACCGCAAGGTGGTGAAGCGGGCACTGGCCGTGCGAAAGATCAAAAAGAGACGTTTTTATCGGTGATATTATCACGACTTAATGAGGTGTTTATCACGGATCATTTGACCAATAAAGATATGATCAACTATGCGATGAGCATTAAAGATAAATTATCGGAAAACAGAACAGTGATGACGCAAATTAGAAATAACACCCGTGAACAAGCCATTCTTGGCGACTTTTCTGCGGCAACTGACAATGCCATTTTTAATAGCAGTGAAGCCCATAAAGAGCAAATGAAGCAATTACTGGGCGATGAAGGAAAAATGAAAATATTCCAAAATATTATCTTTGATTTATTAGTAAGAGAATTAGGGCAATAG